One window from the genome of Panthera leo isolate Ple1 chromosome D3, P.leo_Ple1_pat1.1, whole genome shotgun sequence encodes:
- the TRAFD1 gene encoding TRAF-type zinc finger domain-containing protein 1 isoform X1 has translation MAEFLDDQDTQLCDNCKKEIPVFNFTIHEIHCQRNIGMCPICKEPFPKSDMESHMDTEHCQVTCKCNKKLEKRQLKKHEETECPLRLALCQHCDLELSVLKLKDHEDYCGARTELCGNCGRNVLVKDLKTHPEVCGRDGEEKRDEVAMPPNAYDESWGQDGIWIASQLLRQIEALDPPMRLPRRPLRAFDLDLFHSRTTNQRNMTAHFPIQNNLLEEQERQERNRTRQPPKEGGEDSANLDFMLALSLQNEGQAHSMAEQDFWRAVCGADQSLEGPNALNDIKGTADRTMLPCEFCEELYPEELLIDHQTSCNPSCALPSLSMGSTPPKEVEDPDVIFQKFLQQAASNQLDSLMGLSNSPPVEDSVIIPCEFCGVQLEEEVLFHHQDQCDQRPATANNHVTEGIPRQDFQHPETSPELPKRRVRHQGDLSSGYMDDIKQEMAKGPTYPLPPSRPINNMTATCNRLSTSTSSPRPGCQPSPPRILKLNNLDSQDSRGRNRNSHNSAMATGHAPVIHPVRNLYPENLVPSFPRGPSGRYGASGRSEGGRNSRVTSTAANYRNRTAKAKTPKQQGAGDAEEEEEEE, from the exons ATGGCTGAATTTCTAGATGACCAGGACACTCAACTGTGTGACAACTG CAAGAAAGAAATTCCTGTGTTTAATTTTACCATCCATGAGATCCACTGTCAAAGGAACATTGGTATGTGTCCTATCTGCAAGGAACCGTTTCCCAAATCTGACATGGAGAGTCACATGGATACAGAACATTGTCAG GTGACCTGCAAATGTAACAAGAAGTTGGAGAAGAGGCAATTAAAGAAGCATGAG GAAACTGAGTGTCCTTTACGGCTTGCCCTTTGCCAGCACTGTGATTTGGAACTTTCTGTTCTCAAACTGAAGGACCATGAAGATTACTGTGGTGCCCGGACGGAGTTATGTGGCAATTGTGGGCGCAATGTCCTGGTGAAAGATCTGAAGACTCATCCTGAAGTTTGTGGGAGAGacggagaggaaaaaagagatgagGTTGCCATGCCTCCTAATGCATATGATGAGTCTTGGGGTCAAGATGGAATCTGGATTGCATCCCAGCTCCTCAGACAAATTGAGGCTCTGGACCCACCTATGAGGCTACCCCGAAGACCGCTGAGAGCCTTTGACTTGGACCTTTTCCATAGTAGGACTACCAACCAAAGGAACATGACAGCCCATTTTCCAATTCAGAATAATCTGT TGGAAGAACaagaaaggcaggaaaggaaTAGAACCCGGCAGCCCCCAAAAGAGGGTGGTGAAGATAGTGCAAACCTGGACTTCATGTTGGCCCTAAGTCTGCAAAATGAAGGGCAGGCCCACAGCATGGCTGAGCAGGACTTCTGGAGGGCTGTATGTGGTGCAGACCAGTCCCTTGAAGGTCCCAATGCTCTGAATGACATAAAGG GTACGGCTGACCGGACCATGTTGCCTTGTGAATTCTGTGAGGAGCTCTACCCAGAGGAACTGCTGATTGACCATCAG ACAAGCTGTAACCCTTCCTGTGCCTTACCTTCACTCAGTATGGGCAGCACTCCCCCCAAAGAGGTGGAGGACCCTGATGTCATCTTCCAAAAGTTTTTGCAGCAGGCTGCAAGTAACCAGTTAGACTCTTTGATGGGCCTGAGCAATTCACCCCCTGTAGAGGATAGCGTCATCATCCCGTGTGAATTCTGTGGGGTacagctggaggaggaggtgcTGTTCCATCACCAG GACCAGTGTGACCAACGTCCAGCCACAGCAAACAACCATGTGACGGAGGGGATTCCTAGACAGGATTTCCAGCATCCAGAGACTTCACCAGAGCTGCCCAAGAGGCGTGTCAGACACCAGG gaGATCTGTCTTCTGGTTACATGGATGATATCAAGCAGGAAATGGCTAAAGGGCCCACCTACCCTCTTCCCCCCAGCAGACCCATTAACAATATGACAGCTACCTGTAACCGACTGTCAACATCCACATCAAGCCCCAGACCTGGGTGCCAGCCCAGTCCTCCTCGCATACTGAAGCTCAACAACTTAGACAGCCAAGACAGCCGGGGGCGGAATCGAAACAGCCATAACTCGGCCATGGCCACTGGACATGCTCCAGTGATTCACCCGGTGCGAAATCTCTACCCAGAAAACCTCGTACCCTCCTTCCCCCGTGGGCCTTCCGGGAGATACGGAGCAAG TGGTAGGAGTGAGGGTGGCAGGAACTCGCGGGTCACCTCCACAGCCGCCAACTACCGCAACAGAACTGCAAAG GCAAAAACCCCCAAGCAGCAGGGAGCTGGGGatgcagaggaggaagaagaggaggagtaA
- the TRAFD1 gene encoding TRAF-type zinc finger domain-containing protein 1 isoform X2, which yields MQILLACVRAVVGPAEPGSQLRAQLLIPDVQGLGLAGIHPGGALRRQWARRRRSPGSDSGATQWTDSWGRLWPMGALLREVGSGEAAPGAVVQCRGRERRLCASVTSGSAASPCSRLGFQEELKMAEFLDDQDTQLCDNCKKEIPVFNFTIHEIHCQRNIGMCPICKEPFPKSDMESHMDTEHCQVTCKCNKKLEKRQLKKHEETECPLRLALCQHCDLELSVLKLKDHEDYCGARTELCGNCGRNVLVKDLKTHPEVCGRDGEEKRDEVAMPPNAYDESWGQDGIWIASQLLRQIEALDPPMRLPRRPLRAFDLDLFHSRTTNQRNMTAHFPIQNNLLEEQERQERNRTRQPPKEGGEDSANLDFMLALSLQNEGQAHSMAEQDFWRAVCGADQSLEGPNALNDIKGTADRTMLPCEFCEELYPEELLIDHQTSCNPSCALPSLSMGSTPPKEVEDPDVIFQKFLQQAASNQLDSLMGLSNSPPVEDSVIIPCEFCGVQLEEEVLFHHQDQCDQRPATANNHVTEGIPRQDFQHPETSPELPKRRVRHQGISQG from the exons ATGCAAATATTATTAGCCTGTGTCAGGGCAGTCGTTGGGCCCGCAGAACCAGGgtcacagctcagagctcagctGCTCATCCCAGATGTGCAGGGGCTGGGACTTGCAGGGATTCACCCCGGTGGAGCTCTGAGGCGCCAATGGGCGCGTAGGAGGCGGAGCCCTGGGAGCGACAGCGGTGCCACCCAATGGACCGACAGCTGGGGCCGTCTGTGGCCAATGGGCGCGCTCCTCCGCGAGGTCGGAAGTGGTGAGGCAGCTCCGGGGGCCGTTGTTCAGTGCAGGGGCCGAGAGAGGCGGCTCTGTGCGTCCGTGACTAGCGGGTCCGCTGCAAGTCCTTGCTCTCGTCTCGG ttttcaggAAGAGCTAAAGATGGCTGAATTTCTAGATGACCAGGACACTCAACTGTGTGACAACTG CAAGAAAGAAATTCCTGTGTTTAATTTTACCATCCATGAGATCCACTGTCAAAGGAACATTGGTATGTGTCCTATCTGCAAGGAACCGTTTCCCAAATCTGACATGGAGAGTCACATGGATACAGAACATTGTCAG GTGACCTGCAAATGTAACAAGAAGTTGGAGAAGAGGCAATTAAAGAAGCATGAG GAAACTGAGTGTCCTTTACGGCTTGCCCTTTGCCAGCACTGTGATTTGGAACTTTCTGTTCTCAAACTGAAGGACCATGAAGATTACTGTGGTGCCCGGACGGAGTTATGTGGCAATTGTGGGCGCAATGTCCTGGTGAAAGATCTGAAGACTCATCCTGAAGTTTGTGGGAGAGacggagaggaaaaaagagatgagGTTGCCATGCCTCCTAATGCATATGATGAGTCTTGGGGTCAAGATGGAATCTGGATTGCATCCCAGCTCCTCAGACAAATTGAGGCTCTGGACCCACCTATGAGGCTACCCCGAAGACCGCTGAGAGCCTTTGACTTGGACCTTTTCCATAGTAGGACTACCAACCAAAGGAACATGACAGCCCATTTTCCAATTCAGAATAATCTGT TGGAAGAACaagaaaggcaggaaaggaaTAGAACCCGGCAGCCCCCAAAAGAGGGTGGTGAAGATAGTGCAAACCTGGACTTCATGTTGGCCCTAAGTCTGCAAAATGAAGGGCAGGCCCACAGCATGGCTGAGCAGGACTTCTGGAGGGCTGTATGTGGTGCAGACCAGTCCCTTGAAGGTCCCAATGCTCTGAATGACATAAAGG GTACGGCTGACCGGACCATGTTGCCTTGTGAATTCTGTGAGGAGCTCTACCCAGAGGAACTGCTGATTGACCATCAG ACAAGCTGTAACCCTTCCTGTGCCTTACCTTCACTCAGTATGGGCAGCACTCCCCCCAAAGAGGTGGAGGACCCTGATGTCATCTTCCAAAAGTTTTTGCAGCAGGCTGCAAGTAACCAGTTAGACTCTTTGATGGGCCTGAGCAATTCACCCCCTGTAGAGGATAGCGTCATCATCCCGTGTGAATTCTGTGGGGTacagctggaggaggaggtgcTGTTCCATCACCAG GACCAGTGTGACCAACGTCCAGCCACAGCAAACAACCATGTGACGGAGGGGATTCCTAGACAGGATTTCCAGCATCCAGAGACTTCACCAGAGCTGCCCAAGAGGCGTGTCAGACACCAGGGTATTAGCCAGGGCTGA